The Carassius gibelio isolate Cgi1373 ecotype wild population from Czech Republic chromosome B18, carGib1.2-hapl.c, whole genome shotgun sequence sequence tttgtaaataaacctgtttgtgttgtaaatcccatctgcacctgagttcctccttgccaagatcctgacagttttactgttacatccatgagattatgtaaattcaaataaatctcgtgtcagaggtcagtatcaaataagtttgaaattattatttgcagctaaaataagtatttttagaattttttttttaatccctgaaactgccagaaaaggataaggcctaagatatttcttaagctgtaatgaaaaccgcacaattagcaacaacaacaaaaaaataacaatttaaaataatattttttttctggtgattaaagagatgtttaagtccctctctctctccctgtcttgtctgccactcacctcacacctctcccccactcacactcacacacacacacacacacacacacatacattcctcaaacagagggacagagttagttgagatgtctgacagttttttaattttcttttaatcatacagtgctgtaaagtcatgaaactatgcatatttcctcagaatcactggttttctaaatgaaaaatgttttttaaaggtttggaagctgcaaaaaaaaaaatacaagacgattaatgtttaactttttactgttatttcaaaaaatcaccacgacaaaaccgttcaagctatccaaaattcattcgcaatttaagttcctcaatgttttttcttaatgtagaccaagtttggtgtgtatagtgtacttcccctgggaggagtatgcattaattcacaaaagaaaattcccaaaaatccatattcaagtcaaaatagccaacttactgttggtcgtagcttatgactgcgaattagaaagttgtccgtcttgataagaacaatttaagtaccaagtttggtgtctgtagctaaaactaacccccccacttttgacaaaaggtggcgctatagagtgcctcttccacgcccttttaaaagcttttgccatggtctagctacctttaatactgatatctgtttcgagtttcatgtaaatctgagctagttatctgcctaaaaatcaccagaacagaacattcaagtttgacacgttgccatggcaacactatattagatataaatatccccacgacagattttcttcggccgtgttttgtcattattctgatgaagtttgaagcaaatcaagtaaaaataagattctgaattcaaagcgttctgaaaatgattcacttcctgctgccagttggtggcgctataactttgactcctaatagtcacatatatacgatcggtatcatacagcgaacaaaccaattaagtttgataaaattcagcaaatgtatgtggatgttattatacatttcctgtttctcatttctcgccataatttcaacgcctcgccacgggcaaaccgttcgagatatcaaaaatctcttcgcaatttagcatccccaatgtcttgagatcgtcttcaccgagttttgtgttgtgttggaattcctcagaggagtatatcaaattccagagcatgtgtttttcataaaaccctaaatagccaacttcttgttgggcggagcttatgacatgcagtgtgaaagttgtttggtttgatgagttatatatatgtaccaagtttaatatgtatacgtgcaagtatgcatgatatatggccatcggtactacagggggcgctgtagagcccctgtgccacgcccgtgtatcagactctgcccggccctaatggccgcaggttccaaggtgtgtgccaattttcaagagtttttgagcatgttaaggaccccaaaagcccccgaaaccttagaaaaaaattagaagaataaaaataaaaaaaattaaaaaaaataatcctaaggaaaacaatagggccctcgccctccaggcttgagccctaataaataactgtataatataaaataatatttataaatatacattctcATAATAATGAGCAGTTGTTTGCTTACCAAGAGAGCATAAGATGGCCGCTAGGACATAGATGAAAAAAGTGACGTTAGGAGGAGACCCCGCGATGCCGCTGGAGCAGGTAACATCATCACCCTTACAGTTACACACCTCCACTATTATAGAACTGTCCTGAAATAAACTCTTGGAGTCATACATGCGCAATACCAGGCTGTATTCACCAAGAGCCAGAGGTCTGAGCGTCTTCAGCAACACCACACCGCCTGAGAAACGAGGGAAGAGCAGAAGTGGGAGATATCCAATAAATTTACAACAGATTAACAATACTTAATGAGAGCTAAACCAGTCCTACTGCTGGAGTTGCTGATGATGGTCCAGTTTCTTTGATATTCTGTATTCAGCTCTATAATGAAGGGTGGGCCGTTTCCTGGGCCGTCTGCATCTGTGATGGTCAGACGGACGGGTTTCGGTTCAGTGAGACACATCAGGACACTGCGCTCCTCCAGCACTGGAGCGTTGTCATTAACGTCCTGTAGCTTAATCACTAATGTGCCTGTTCCTGTGGCGGGATCGTCATctacagaaacaaataaatacagcagTCCACACAACCCAACATCAGATGTGTTTTGAATAACACAAAAACGAGTAgataacaaatgtttattttcgggtgaactattctAAAGGCTTGAATGCACTACTTGACTGCTTGAGTTTTTCAGTCTGCAGATTTCACAGAAAAATCGCATAGTATATGATGGGCACAAGTTTTTTAGCCTCagactttgattaaaaaaaaaattaatatctgCAGgatctcaccctcaggccatccaggatgtagatgagtttatttcttcatcagaacattgtgatgtttttttagcTGTTTGTACTCTCGTTTGACGGCGCCCATTCACTGCAAGTGTTGTACTGCTCCAAATCAGTTCTGAtaaggaaacaaactcatcttcatcttggatgtcctgaggaTGAGTAACTTTTCAGCAGTTTTCCTAGTCTTTAGGCACCGgaagctttatttaaattaccaTTGTCATATGCCAGTACTAAGACCGTGTACTGTTCATTTCTTATGAACGAAGCCTCTCTATCCAGTGAGCTCCTAACTTTGATGATTCCAGTGTCCTCTGTGATCTCCAGCCAGTTTGCGCTTTGCTGCAACTTATATCTGACATCACAACACACAAATAGGTGACAGAAATGAACACATGATGGACACAGTGGTGCTTTCCAAATACACAatagtaaacaaaaaaaagtttagttcTTACAATAGCAATACCGTGATTTTGTTTGGATGTGTTTTTTAGTTTGTATGCATTTCAATTTGGTAAGTTTATTAAGTTAAGTTTGGTTTATTTggtaacatttcacattttttcgcctaattttaaatttgtattttatttcagctgtattTTTCAAGTAATAAGAATGGGCTAATACTTTTAATGATAAATACCCTGCTGGGTAATACACATTTTTTTGATATGACAgtataatttttgtgtgtgtatccATGTAAAACCTTATTTTCTGCTCCCTAGCAGTATCTGGGTCATTGGCTGTGTATTTGGAAATGGTGCTGCCCACTTTTTGGTCCTCAGGAATCACGATCTGTTTGTCTGCAGTCTCAAAGACAGGCGGCTCGTTTACATCCTGCACTGTGATGCTGACGGTAGCAGTGGAGGTGACCAGAGGAATAGCAAAAGGAACCTCGTTCTTGACCACCACCAGTAGAACAAAACTGTTGGTCTGCTCGAAGTCCAGACCCTAAAAATGTATGGACAAATagatttttcaatatatatatatatatatatatatatatatatatatatatatatatatatatatatatatattatatacagtacagaccaaaaagtttctgaaggcatcaagggctatttgaccaagaaggagagtgatggggtgctgcgccagatgacctggcctccacagtcaccggacctgaacccaatccagatggtttaggggtgagctggaccacagactgaaggcaaaagggccaacaagtgctaagcatctctcagtgaactccttcaagactgttggaagaccatttcaggtgactacctcttgaagctcatcaagagaaggccaagagtgtgcaaagcagtaatcaaagctaaaggtggctactttgaaaaacctagaatttgacatattttcagttgtttcacacttttttgttatgtatataattccacaagtgccaattcatagttttgatgcatcagtgtgaatctacaattttttgTATCTTTgaaagagaaggtgtgtccaaacttttggtctgtactgtatatatacacacacacacacacacacacacacacacacacacacacacacacacacacacacacacatacatatatatatatatatatatatatatatatatatatatatatatatatatagatatagatatatatagatatttattaattttattcatatatataatatataaacttatgaatgttgaaaacatttttgcagcttaatatttttgtggaaaccatgataacacccccccccccccccagattttctttttaaattataaagcatttttaaaataaatatcttttataggattataaaatgtattttactattacttttaaacaatttaatgcatccttgcagaaaaaAAGTGTTGCATATTCAGTTTGATATATGAATGCATATTCACTTTAGATGTCATGATGATTCCCTCCATCCCGCTGGGGGCAGTGCTGATGTTGAAGAGCCCTTTCTCATTGCCCTGAATGATGATGAACTTTGCCACTGAGTTTGCAGTGAAAGGCTCATCTCTATCCGTGACATCCAACCTTGCAACAATTGCCCCAGCCTTATTTTCTTGTACTGTACCTGCATActgccaaaacacacacaaacagaccatTTCAGAGCTACTCAACATCAGATGTGTCTGGGAAATCTAACCTGAAACCAAAAATGAATTTACCTTCCTTTGGCTGAACCTAGGGGCATGATCATTACTATCAGTAATTTTGACGATGACCATACAGGTGGAAGAAAGACCGTGACCATACATATCTGCTGCTTCAACAGCCAGCTCATACACAGTTTGATTCTGTTATCAGAGAGATCACAAAAAAGACAGGCATGTTCAGATGTTGGTTCTGAAATAATATCAGCATTCAAAAGGTTGAGGTCAATATGtttgtgttacatttttaaaaaaagtttaaattaataattttgctaaattgACCACAATGTACATAATGTTgctctttgaactttctatttccATTGCATATAAACCCCACTTTTACATGCAGGTGTCTTTGCAGTGTGTGGCCACTGGTCCACTTAACAGCATcagagtttttatgttttttattcagATTCTGAATGTATTACATACAGCGCAAAGAACACTCCCTTTATAATCGCTGAAATCTGTCAGTCAGTTTATTGCAATCTCACACAGTTCtgttataatcaatgaagctCTCTACACAACACAATCAATCTCTTACACTTTGCCTACGCTTTGTTATAATCAAAGTAGCTTGCAAAACTCAGGATTGAACACAAAAAGTCAGGTGTTTTGAGTGGACTCTGACTTACTCAAATACCACTTTTTGGTCATTGGGTTCAAGAAATCAATAGATATGTCTCTGATTTGCCACATTCCTCAATGTTGCAAACTGCTCTAAATAGAAACACTGACGCTCTCAAGAGtgcaaacacaaataaacacaattcaCTTCCATTCTTTCCGGGGGAAACAAGTATACACTGTATTAATGAAACAAGACTAAATGTGTACTAGACGTGTGAAATTACTGTGGAAAAACAAACTTCATTTGGAGTAATACGCTTTTCTAGACATACTTGGCATGAATCTGGCCAATATTTAAAATCGAAGACTTGGCTCCCTTTCATTTCATTACCTGGAATATGAATTGGATTTGGACTGCAAACCATgagaattttaaaacatttgcacttttaaacaaggcttttcaaaaaaaaacttaatattattataattctagtttaaattaaatttgaattgcaATTTTGCATTCTGTTTGCTGCCTCAATTCAGATTCAATTTAAGTTTGGGTTTATTTTTAGGTACATTTAGTTCTTTCATTTAGctgtcaaagcaacatttc is a genomic window containing:
- the LOC127977082 gene encoding B-cadherin-like, with amino-acid sequence MRIILIHGEIVPEYLSAIQQRPFMFDERNSSALGQNHICMIRRKRDWLIPHVSVPENDKGPFPKEVVKMKSTAAGSMRLIYNITGAGADQPPEGLFTVDKYTGMLKVTKSLDREETEEYILTIYASGIGLNDSFKENPVKLTIKVIDQNDNKPLCTQDPFMGEIPERAKENEPIIQVTAKDIDDPETANGIVHYKLVRPNGGLFHIDPVSGVISLATVGILDRENQTVYELAVEAADMYGHGLSSTCMVIVKITDSNDHAPRFSQRKYAGTVQENKAGAIVARLDVTDRDEPFTANSVAKFIIIQGNEKGLFNISTAPSGMEGIIMTSKGLDFEQTNSFVLLVVVKNEVPFAIPLVTSTATVSITVQDVNEPPVFETADKQIVIPEDQKVGSTISKYTANDPDTAREQKIRYKLQQSANWLEITEDTGIIKVRSSLDREASFIRNEQYTVLVLAYDNDDDPATGTGTLVIKLQDVNDNAPVLEERSVLMCLTEPKPVRLTITDADGPGNGPPFIIELNTEYQRNWTIISNSSSGVVLLKTLRPLALGEYSLVLRMYDSKSLFQDSSIIVEVCNCKGDDVTCSSGIAGSPPNVTFFIYVLAAILCSLVLFLLLILLKRRCGRKVQWGQFKHKEEDRDNIICYNEEGGGEQDQDFDMVLLCSGLDVFSTDIAPMDSPTFFYRQHPDENEDIMSVLYENLCTADDDHFVAPYDSMLVFTHEGEGSLSGSLSSLQSSIGDGDQDFQHLQNWGPQFRTLADMFAGEGE